The region GCGCTGCTGGCACGGGCCGCGTACGCCGGGCCGCCGCTGCGCGTGTGGGTGCTGGACCTGCCGGGCGCGCGGCAGGAGGCCGACTGGCTGGCCGCGCGGGCCGCCCGCCTGGGCCTGCCGATGCAGGTCGTTCCGGCGCCGCTGGACGCCCTGCCGGACGCCGGGGACGACGTGGATCTGGCGTTCATGGGTGAGATCGCCGGGTCGGACGAGCACCTGTCGTTCTGGTCGGCGCTGAAGCAGCCGGAGCTGCTGTTCCGCCGCCTGCTGCCCGCCGACGTGCTGCGCGACGTGGACGCCCTGCTGGACGGGTACCGCGTGGCTCCCGACGCGGCGGCGCTGGAGGCCCTGATGACCCGCGTGGAGGCCAGGTTGCTGGGCGGGCATCACCTGCACCTCACGCATCACCGCGTCAAGCGCCGCGCGGTGCATCCGCTGATCCGGGACGTGCATCCGGACGCGTACGGCCGGATTGATTTCAAGCGGCTGTGGCTGGGGGACGTGAGGCCCTGAGGCGCGCTGCGCTACGCTGCTGCCCATGAGGGTTGCCGTTGCGGATGTGGGTACCAATTCCAGTCACCTGCTCATCGCGGAGGCGGCGCGTGGGGATGCGGGCGGGTACCGGGTGCTGGACGCCCTGAAGGACCGCACGCGGCTGGGCGAGTGCCTGGACGGGTTGGGGAACCTGACGCCGGAGGGTGAGGACCGGCTGGCGTCGGCGTTGACGCGGTTCCGGGCGCTGGCGTCGGGGGCGGGCGTGGCGGAGATTCACGTGTGCGCGACGAGTGCGCTGCGGGAGGCGCCGAACGGGCCGGAGGTCGCGTCGCGGATGCTGGCGCGGACCGGGGTGTATCCGGTGATCATTAGTGGGGTGCGTGAGGGGGAGTTGACGTACCTGGGCGCGGCGCATGCGGTGGAGCTGGGGGCGGACAGCGTGCTGCTGGATCTGGGTGGGGGGAGTCTGGAGTTCGCGCGGGGGGACGCGGCGCGGGCGCTGGACGTGCTGAGCCTGCCGCTGGGGGCGATCCGGATGCGGGACGCGTTCCTGCGCGCGGACCCACCGGGGCGGCGGGAGCTGGCGGCGCTGGACGCGGCGGTGCGGGAGGCGCTGGAGCCGCATGTGGGGCGCTTCCGGGTGCGGCCGGGGACGCGGGTGGTGCTGTCGAGCGGTACGGCGGAGGCGGCGGCCGAGGCGATCCTGGCGCGGCGGGGCGAGGAGGCGCGTGGCGTGAACGGCACGCGCCTGAGCGTCACGGAACTGGGCGAGTTGCTGGAGTACGTGCGGGGCCTGAAGGGCGCGGCGCGGGCGCGGGTGCCGGGCCTGGAGCGCCGGGCGGACACGGTCGTGGCGGGGCTGGCGACGCTGCACGCGGCGCTGGGCGTGCTGGGCGCGCAGGAGTTCACGGTCAGCGAGGGTGCGCTGCGTGAGGGCATGCTGATCGAGGAATTGACGCGGCTGGAGGCGTACAGTTCGTCGATCAGTGCGCGGCAGCGCAGCGTGCTGGGCATGGCGGAGCGATTCGGGGCGAATCTGTCGCATTCGCGGCAGGTGGCGGCCCTGGCCCGTGAGCTCCTGGCGCGCCTGCGGGCGCTGGGCGTGGACCTGGGGGCGGAGGGTGAGGCGCGCAGCGTCCTGACGGCGGCGGGCGCGCTGCATGAGGTGGGGCAGATCGTGGCGCAGAGCGCGCATCACAAGCATTCGGCGTACCTGATCCGGCACGCGGAGTTGCGGGGGTTCACGCCGCGGGAGATCGAGCTGGTGGCGCTGCTGTCGCGCTACCACCGCAAGAGTGCGCCCAAGCTGTCGCATCCGGAGTTCGCGGCGCTCAGCGCAGCGGATCAGGCGCTCGTGACGCGCTGGGTGGGCATCCTGCGGGTCGCGGACGGCCTGGACCGCTCGCATGCGGGCGCGGCGCGCGTGACCGGCCTGACCCGCACGCGTGACGGCTGGCAGCTGGGCGTGCAGGGGGCCACGCCGCTGGATCTGGAGGGTGCGCGTGAGAAGGCGGACGTGTGGGCCCGCGCGTTCGGCCCGCTGACCCTGAAGGCCGAGTAGCACGCCGGGAATCACGGTCAGCGCCTGGGGGCGGGTATGCTGGGCGGCATGAAGGACGCCCCGCCCGCCGCCCAGCCTGCACTGTCACCGGCCGTCACCTCTCCGGCACTGCCTCAGAACATCCTGAGCATCCAGTCATGGGTGGCGTACGGGCACGTGGGGAACGCCGCCGCCGTGTTTCCGCTGCAGCGCCTGGGGTTCGAGGTCTGGGCGATCCACACGGTGCAGTTCAGCAACCACACCGGGTACGGCGCGTGGACGGGCGCGGTGTTCCCGCCCGAACAGGTCGCGGACCTGATCGACGGGATCGAGGCGCGCGGCGCGCTGGGCGACTGCAACGCGGTCCTGAGCGGGTACATGGGCAGCGAGGGCACGGTCGCGGCGGTCGTGGACGCCGTGCGGCGCGTGCGCGTGGCGAACCCGGGCGCGCTGTACGCCTGCGACCCGGTGATGGGCGACGTGGGGCGCGGCGTGTTCGTGCGCCCGGAACTGCCGGACCTGATCGCCGCGCAGGCGATTCCCGAGGCGGATGTCGTCACGCCGAACCAGTTCGAACTGGAACTCCTGACCGGGCACACGGTGGACACGCTGGAGCACGCGCTGGAGGCCGCCCGCGCCCTGCGGGAGCGGCTGCGCGCCGGTGGGCCGAGGATCGTCGTGGTGACCAGTCTGGTCCGCAGCGGCGCGCCGGAGGGCAGCATCGAAACGCTGGTCGTCACGGACGGCGGCGCGTGGCTGTGCCGCACGCCCCTGCTGCCGCTGGACCCGCCACGCAACGGGACCGGGGACGCCATCGCGGCGCTGTTCCTGGGTCATTACCTGCGGGGCGGGGACGCCGCGCAGGCCCTGAGCCTGTCCATGAGCGCCCTGTACGCCCTGCTGCAACGCACGCACGTGGCGGGCACCCGCGAGATTCAGCTCGTCGCCGCGCAGGACGAGTTCCTGAAACCCGCACGGCTGTTCGAAGCGCAACAGGTCGGCTGAGCCACCACTTTGTGATACGGATTCCGTTTGTTTCGTTGACAGATCGGAACGCCACCGATCTGCCAACTCCACGTCCGGAATCCGTTTCTCTCTTCCTCGCATCCGCTCGGATTGAACGGCTTCATAAGCCATTCAATCGGAGTCCGTATGAGTCCCGTCTCAGTGTCCGTTCAGGGTCAGCCCAATGGCTGTTGCGGGCACTCTCATGGTTCCGGGAAGGCGGCAGCGAAGACTGACAGGCATGAAACACATTCTGTTCCCGACGGCGGCTGCGGCCGATGCGTTCACCGCTGACCTCCAGGCCCAGGGCGTCATCGCCCCCACGATGGGCAGCAGCACCTACACCCGCCGCAGCGCCGCGACCGACGTGGCCGATACGCGCGCTGACGGCCCCGGCAGCCTCACCATGGATGCCGACGGCGTGGGCGGCACCCCCGAGGACGCCGGTGCGGGCGCCGTAAAGGGCACGGGCGTGGGCGCCGTGGTGGGCGCCGCGGCGGGCATCCTGGCGACCGGCGCGACCATCGCCACGGGCGGCCTGGCCCTCCCGGTGATCCTGGGCATGGCGGCGCTGGGCTCGGGCGTGGGCGCGGCGGTCGGCGCGACCGGCGGCGCGATGGGCGTCGATGAGACCGGCAAGGTGGATGACCGTTACGACGTGGACGATACCTACTACGACCGCATGGACAGCACCATCAACAGTGGTGGCCGCG is a window of Deinococcus grandis DNA encoding:
- a CDS encoding Ppx/GppA phosphatase family protein, yielding MRVAVADVGTNSSHLLIAEAARGDAGGYRVLDALKDRTRLGECLDGLGNLTPEGEDRLASALTRFRALASGAGVAEIHVCATSALREAPNGPEVASRMLARTGVYPVIISGVREGELTYLGAAHAVELGADSVLLDLGGGSLEFARGDAARALDVLSLPLGAIRMRDAFLRADPPGRRELAALDAAVREALEPHVGRFRVRPGTRVVLSSGTAEAAAEAILARRGEEARGVNGTRLSVTELGELLEYVRGLKGAARARVPGLERRADTVVAGLATLHAALGVLGAQEFTVSEGALREGMLIEELTRLEAYSSSISARQRSVLGMAERFGANLSHSRQVAALARELLARLRALGVDLGAEGEARSVLTAAGALHEVGQIVAQSAHHKHSAYLIRHAELRGFTPREIELVALLSRYHRKSAPKLSHPEFAALSAADQALVTRWVGILRVADGLDRSHAGAARVTGLTRTRDGWQLGVQGATPLDLEGAREKADVWARAFGPLTLKAE
- the pdxY gene encoding pyridoxal kinase PdxY; translated protein: MKDAPPAAQPALSPAVTSPALPQNILSIQSWVAYGHVGNAAAVFPLQRLGFEVWAIHTVQFSNHTGYGAWTGAVFPPEQVADLIDGIEARGALGDCNAVLSGYMGSEGTVAAVVDAVRRVRVANPGALYACDPVMGDVGRGVFVRPELPDLIAAQAIPEADVVTPNQFELELLTGHTVDTLEHALEAARALRERLRAGGPRIVVVTSLVRSGAPEGSIETLVVTDGGAWLCRTPLLPLDPPRNGTGDAIAALFLGHYLRGGDAAQALSLSMSALYALLQRTHVAGTREIQLVAAQDEFLKPARLFEAQQVG